From Rhodovastum atsumiense, a single genomic window includes:
- a CDS encoding NADP-dependent malic enzyme — MTNGSSDPRTARVSAEEALALHASGRPGKLETRISKPLTTARDLSLAYSPGVAEPCLRIHRDPAAAYDYTTKGNMVAVVSNGTAVLGLGNLGALAGKPVMEGKVALFKRFADVDGIDLCISTENIDEFVNCVRYLGPSFGGINLEDIKAPECFVIEQRLRELMDIPVFHDDQHGTAIVAAAGLINACHLTGRDLARTKLVVNGAGAAAIAGVELLKALGMRQENILLCDTKGVVYQGRTEGMNQWKSAHAATTSARTLAEALEGADVFFGLSVKGALTQEMVRGMAARPIIFALANPDPEITPEAARAASPEAIIATGRSDYPNQVNNVLGFPYIFRGALDVRASTINERMKIAAAQALAQLAREDVPDEVNAAAAGNRLRFGPDYIIPNAFDPRLISRLPPAVAKAAMDSGVARHPITDLRKYARELSGRLDPTANALDAIMESVRAEPRRVVFAEGEEEKIVRAAVAFRNAGYGTPVLIGQEDRVRATLATLGLGDGNGIEILNARLSQSTARYTDFLYQRQQRRGLLLRDCQRLVNQNRNVFAACMVATGEADAMITGLTRATSVCLEDIGRAIDPAPGGIAFGLTLMVGIRGATIFIADTLVHFRPSAEQFADIAVGAAAAARRLGHEPRVALLSYSTFGSQISAAGNAIRDAVAILDGRGVDFEYDGEMSPDVALDESYRALYPFCRLTGPANVLIMPGLHSALITSRLAPRLGGGGTIGPLIMGLSHAAQLVPMDATVSQIVDIATLAAHQTLQR, encoded by the coding sequence ATGACCAATGGCAGCTCCGATCCGCGCACGGCGCGCGTTTCGGCGGAGGAGGCCTTGGCGCTGCATGCCTCGGGTCGGCCCGGCAAACTGGAGACGCGGATCTCCAAGCCGTTGACCACGGCACGGGATCTCTCGCTCGCCTATTCGCCGGGCGTTGCCGAACCCTGCCTGCGCATCCATCGCGATCCGGCGGCGGCCTACGACTACACCACCAAGGGCAACATGGTCGCGGTGGTGTCCAACGGCACGGCGGTGCTCGGCCTGGGCAACCTGGGGGCGCTCGCCGGCAAGCCGGTGATGGAAGGCAAGGTCGCGCTGTTCAAGCGCTTCGCCGATGTCGATGGCATCGACCTCTGCATTTCCACCGAAAATATCGACGAATTCGTCAACTGCGTGCGCTATCTCGGCCCCAGTTTCGGCGGCATCAACCTCGAGGACATCAAGGCACCGGAGTGCTTCGTCATCGAGCAACGCCTGCGCGAGCTGATGGACATCCCGGTATTCCACGATGACCAGCACGGCACCGCGATTGTCGCCGCCGCCGGGCTGATCAATGCCTGCCACCTGACCGGGCGCGACCTGGCCCGCACGAAGCTGGTGGTGAACGGCGCCGGCGCGGCGGCGATCGCCGGGGTGGAACTGCTCAAGGCCCTGGGGATGCGGCAGGAGAACATCCTGCTCTGCGACACCAAGGGCGTGGTCTACCAGGGCCGCACCGAGGGCATGAACCAGTGGAAGAGCGCGCATGCCGCCACAACGAGCGCGCGCACGCTCGCCGAGGCGCTGGAAGGTGCCGACGTGTTCTTCGGCCTGTCGGTGAAGGGGGCGCTGACCCAGGAGATGGTGCGCGGCATGGCCGCCCGGCCGATCATCTTCGCCCTGGCCAACCCCGATCCGGAGATCACCCCGGAGGCGGCGCGCGCCGCCAGCCCGGAGGCGATCATCGCCACCGGCCGCAGCGACTATCCCAACCAGGTCAACAACGTGCTCGGCTTCCCCTACATCTTCCGCGGCGCGCTGGACGTGCGGGCGAGCACCATCAACGAACGCATGAAGATCGCCGCCGCCCAGGCGCTCGCCCAGCTCGCGCGCGAGGACGTGCCCGACGAGGTGAACGCCGCGGCCGCCGGCAACCGGCTGCGCTTCGGGCCTGACTACATCATTCCCAATGCCTTCGATCCGCGGCTGATCAGCCGCCTGCCGCCGGCGGTGGCGAAGGCCGCCATGGACTCCGGTGTGGCGCGCCACCCCATCACCGACCTGCGCAAATACGCCCGCGAGCTGTCCGGCCGGCTCGACCCCACCGCCAATGCGCTCGACGCCATCATGGAAAGCGTGCGCGCCGAGCCGCGCCGGGTAGTGTTCGCCGAGGGCGAGGAGGAGAAGATCGTCCGCGCGGCGGTGGCCTTCCGCAACGCCGGCTACGGCACGCCGGTGCTGATCGGGCAGGAAGACCGGGTGCGCGCCACGCTCGCCACGCTCGGCCTGGGCGATGGCAACGGCATCGAGATCCTGAACGCCCGGCTGTCGCAATCCACCGCCCGCTACACCGACTTCCTGTACCAGCGGCAGCAGCGGCGCGGCCTGCTGCTGCGCGACTGCCAGCGCCTGGTCAACCAGAACCGCAACGTCTTCGCCGCCTGCATGGTCGCGACCGGCGAGGCCGATGCGATGATCACCGGGCTGACCCGTGCGACCTCGGTCTGCCTTGAAGATATCGGCCGGGCGATCGATCCCGCCCCCGGCGGCATCGCCTTCGGGCTCACGCTGATGGTGGGCATCCGTGGCGCCACCATCTTCATTGCCGACACGCTGGTGCATTTCCGCCCCTCGGCCGAGCAGTTCGCCGACATCGCCGTCGGCGCCGCGGCGGCGGCACGCCGGCTCGGCCACGAGCCCCGGGTGGCGTTGCTGTCCTATTCGACCTTCGGCAGCCAGATCTCGGCGGCGGGCAATGCCATTCGCGACGCGGTGGCCATCCTCGACGGCCGCGGCGTGGACTTCGAATATGACGGCGAGATGAGCCCCGACGTGGCGCTCGACGAGTCCTACCGGGCGCTCTACCCGTTCTGCCGCCTGACCGGGCCGGCCAACGTGCTGATCATGCCGGGGCTGCACTCGGCCCTGATCACCTCGCGGCTGGCGCCACGGCTGGGCGGGGGCGGCACGATCGGGCCGCTGATCATGGGCCTGTCGCACGCGGCGCAACTGGTGCCGATGGACGCGACGGTCAGCCAGATCGTCGACATCGCCACTCTCGCCGCGCACCAGACGCTGCAACGCTGA
- a CDS encoding EI24 domain-containing protein: MTLLLPPIRAVSQLDDPVFLGVVLRSIAWAVLAFAAVAGLLAWAGHEAGQSWGPNWAGWLGYAAGPVGGGLLALFLFLPVATVIASLFVDRVADAVEHRYYPAIPPARPAALSVQIWDGIALGARVLALQVVALLLSLLLPGIGLVLGWLIAAWAIGRGLFVAVAMRRMDRDTATALYRRQRGAVIVQGGLMAAMGVIPLLNLLAPVLGTAAMVHVLHARD; the protein is encoded by the coding sequence ATGACGCTGCTGCTGCCCCCGATCCGCGCCGTGTCCCAGCTCGACGACCCGGTGTTCCTGGGCGTGGTGCTGCGCAGCATCGCCTGGGCCGTGCTGGCCTTCGCGGCGGTGGCGGGGCTGCTGGCCTGGGCCGGGCACGAGGCCGGGCAGAGCTGGGGGCCGAACTGGGCCGGCTGGCTCGGCTATGCCGCCGGCCCGGTGGGCGGCGGGCTGCTGGCGCTGTTCCTGTTCCTGCCGGTCGCGACCGTGATCGCGAGCCTGTTCGTCGATCGCGTGGCCGACGCGGTGGAACACCGCTACTACCCCGCCATCCCGCCGGCCCGCCCGGCCGCCCTGAGCGTGCAGATATGGGACGGCATCGCGCTCGGCGCGCGGGTGCTGGCGCTGCAGGTGGTGGCGCTGCTGCTGTCGCTGCTGCTGCCTGGAATCGGTCTGGTGCTGGGCTGGCTGATCGCCGCCTGGGCGATCGGCCGCGGGCTGTTCGTGGCGGTGGCGATGCGCCGCATGGACCGGGACACCGCCACCGCGCTGTACCGGCGCCAGCGTGGGGCGGTGATCGTGCAAGGGGGCCTGATGGCGGCGATGGGTGTGATACCGCTGCTCAACCTGCTCGCGCCGGTCCTGGGCACGGCGGCGATGGTGCATGTGCTGCACGCCCGCGACTGA
- a CDS encoding adenosine kinase, with the protein MTSSAPAGKARFDILGIGNAIVDVVAPVHEAFLSKHDMHKGAMALIDEATAERLYADLPAGQESSGGSVANSCAVAAALGARVAFLGRVADDQLGQVFRHDIAAAGVHFPTPPLAGGASTARCLIAVTQDGQRTMNTYLGACVAFGPDEVDAALVAESAITYLEGYLFDPPAAQAAFRKAAAAAHAAGRQVALSLSDAFCVNRHRDGFRELVAGHVDILFANEAEICALYQCDSFEAAAASVRGEVALAALTRSEAGSVILRGAETVTAAAVPTEVVDTTGAGDAYAAGFLAAYTAGRSLAAAARLGSIAAAEVISHYGARPQRELAGEMAALAD; encoded by the coding sequence ATGACAAGTTCCGCGCCCGCCGGAAAGGCCCGCTTCGACATCCTTGGCATCGGCAACGCCATCGTGGATGTGGTCGCGCCGGTGCACGAGGCGTTCCTCTCGAAGCACGACATGCACAAGGGCGCGATGGCGCTGATCGACGAAGCGACCGCCGAGCGCCTCTATGCCGACCTGCCGGCTGGCCAGGAGAGCAGCGGCGGCTCGGTGGCGAACAGCTGCGCCGTCGCCGCGGCGCTCGGCGCGCGGGTGGCGTTCCTCGGGCGGGTGGCCGACGACCAGCTCGGCCAGGTGTTCCGCCACGACATCGCCGCGGCGGGCGTGCATTTCCCGACCCCGCCGCTGGCGGGCGGAGCCTCCACGGCACGCTGCCTGATCGCGGTGACGCAGGACGGGCAGCGCACCATGAACACCTATCTGGGTGCCTGCGTGGCGTTCGGGCCGGACGAGGTGGACGCGGCGCTGGTGGCGGAGTCGGCCATCACCTACCTGGAAGGCTACCTGTTCGATCCGCCGGCGGCGCAGGCGGCCTTCCGCAAGGCCGCCGCCGCGGCGCATGCGGCGGGGCGGCAGGTGGCGCTGTCACTGTCGGACGCGTTCTGCGTGAACCGCCATCGCGACGGCTTCCGCGAGCTGGTGGCCGGGCATGTGGACATCCTGTTCGCCAACGAGGCCGAGATCTGCGCCCTGTACCAGTGCGACAGCTTCGAGGCGGCGGCCGCGTCGGTGCGGGGCGAGGTGGCGCTGGCGGCGCTGACCCGCAGCGAGGCCGGCAGCGTGATCCTGCGCGGCGCCGAGACGGTGACCGCCGCGGCGGTGCCGACCGAGGTGGTGGACACCACCGGCGCGGGCGATGCCTATGCCGCGGGGTTCCTGGCGGCCTACACGGCCGGGCGCTCGCTCGCTGCCGCCGCGCGGCTGGGCAGCATCGCCGCAGCCGAGGTGATCAGCCATTACGGCGCCCGGCCGCAGCGCGAACTGGCCGGTGAGATGGCGGCGCTGGCGGATTGA
- a CDS encoding bactofilin family protein — protein sequence MSRAPFAANPTAPVGIQPQPQPGSGVPRPGMAPVRPQVREPTERRTLVVGRGISLQGTVQDAERLVVEGTVEASMIQAAELVVSPGGVFKGEVEVEDAEVAGTIDGTLTARGNLILRASGKLLGTARCRRLQVEDGGQISGRMEMLTDPAPVSPLRTSAPVPAAAPTASIEQD from the coding sequence ATGAGCCGCGCGCCGTTCGCCGCCAATCCCACTGCACCCGTCGGGATCCAGCCGCAGCCGCAGCCAGGGTCCGGCGTGCCACGCCCCGGCATGGCCCCGGTGCGCCCGCAGGTGCGTGAGCCGACCGAGCGCCGCACGCTCGTGGTCGGCCGTGGCATCTCGCTGCAGGGCACGGTGCAGGATGCCGAGCGCCTGGTGGTCGAGGGCACGGTCGAGGCCTCGATGATCCAGGCCGCCGAGTTGGTGGTCTCCCCCGGCGGCGTGTTCAAGGGCGAGGTCGAGGTCGAGGACGCCGAGGTCGCCGGCACCATCGACGGCACCCTGACCGCGCGCGGCAACCTGATCCTGCGTGCCAGCGGCAAGCTGCTCGGCACCGCCCGTTGCCGCCGCCTGCAGGTCGAGGACGGCGGGCAGATCAGCGGCCGCATGGAAATGCTGACCGACCCCGCCCCGGTCTCGCCGCTTCGTACCTCGGCGCCGGTGCCGGCTGCCGCCCCGACCGCGTCCATCGAACAGGACTGA